In Nitrospirota bacterium, a single window of DNA contains:
- a CDS encoding glycosyltransferase: protein MGKKVLLISYHYPPSVEVGGLRCANFSRHLPRFGWIPYVLTLKDEYLDTADPEKLKCVGSVKIFKAGRMPTVSQAYVGIKRIAHWLFRKSSESVTRSDGGTGPGQSSSRVAETWSQKLRRYILSFLSLPDEQRNWVLPAVIQGVRIIKREKIDCIFTSSPPYSVNLVGWLLKAITGVRWIADFRDPWMTGGSKKLYVTCAVSLGIERWLERRVVEKADLLVANTEMLSEAFRKAYGSQLSDRCVCITNGFDGELFSSFGPVKKEKVFTITYTGTLYFGRTPEPVFQAVHELIHEERIDAQSIRIRLIGHCQVIDGRPTGEIVHDYQLEGIVEVLKPVSYKRAIEMVKQSQLALLLAPNQPYQIPAKAYDYMGTGTRILALAEDGATCDLVRSTGVGAAFRPSDTAGIKEFLLRSMSPDCLSIDSKSKGPVSEYEIQSLTRRLAQYLDSFGGQAERAERVGGSGHAA from the coding sequence ATGGGCAAGAAGGTACTGCTCATTTCCTATCATTATCCGCCCAGCGTGGAGGTGGGCGGTCTGCGATGTGCAAATTTTTCCAGGCACCTGCCCCGCTTCGGATGGATTCCCTACGTCCTGACCTTGAAAGACGAATATCTTGATACAGCAGATCCTGAGAAGCTGAAGTGCGTTGGTTCCGTCAAGATTTTCAAGGCTGGCAGGATGCCCACAGTCTCACAAGCCTATGTGGGAATCAAACGCATAGCGCACTGGCTGTTCAGAAAATCAAGTGAATCGGTCACTCGATCAGACGGCGGTACTGGACCTGGTCAATCATCCAGTCGCGTCGCCGAGACCTGGTCTCAGAAACTCCGTCGATACATCCTGTCTTTTTTGTCGCTTCCGGACGAGCAGAGGAACTGGGTCTTGCCTGCTGTGATTCAAGGCGTTCGTATTATCAAACGAGAGAAGATCGACTGTATCTTCACGTCGAGCCCACCGTATTCGGTCAATCTGGTCGGATGGTTGCTCAAGGCTATTACGGGTGTGCGCTGGATTGCCGATTTCAGGGATCCATGGATGACCGGGGGTTCCAAGAAACTGTACGTGACCTGTGCGGTGTCGTTGGGAATCGAGCGATGGCTGGAACGGAGAGTGGTTGAGAAAGCCGATTTGCTCGTGGCGAATACCGAGATGTTATCCGAGGCCTTCAGAAAGGCGTATGGCTCTCAGCTGTCTGACCGGTGTGTCTGTATCACGAACGGATTCGATGGGGAATTGTTCTCAAGTTTCGGCCCTGTGAAGAAGGAAAAGGTCTTTACGATCACCTATACCGGGACCCTGTATTTCGGAAGGACACCAGAGCCGGTGTTTCAGGCTGTTCATGAGCTGATCCATGAGGAACGGATTGATGCCCAATCGATCCGGATTCGATTGATAGGACATTGTCAGGTCATTGATGGCAGACCCACAGGGGAGATCGTGCACGACTATCAGTTAGAAGGGATTGTGGAGGTCCTGAAACCGGTTTCATATAAGCGGGCGATCGAGATGGTTAAGCAAAGCCAACTCGCGCTGCTCTTAGCGCCGAACCAGCCGTATCAGATTCCGGCGAAAGCCTACGACTATATGGGAACTGGGACCAGAATCCTGGCTTTGGCAGAGGATGGAGCGACGTGCGACCTGGTTCGCTCTACCGGGGTTGGAGCGGCGTTTCGCCCTTCCGATACGGCAGGGATCAAGGAGTTTCTGCTTCGATCCATGAGTCCAGACTGCTTGTCGATCGACTCCAAGAGCAAAGGTCCAGTCTCCGAGTACGAGATTCAATCTCTGACACGACGTCTCGCGCAATATCTGGATAGCTTCGGCGGCCAGGCGGAACGCGCTGAACGGGTAGGAGGATCAGGACATGCGGCTTGA
- a CDS encoding GNAT family N-acetyltransferase produces the protein MRLEVGRSAGPEWTRWVERFEGNIYHSQEWAEICRSEHVYPLFFRGLDEQGRCVGIALGIERRSSRPVIGHFSRRLDFETFPAVQGNDVQLASRMISLLVEFAKAGGYRGLTIQSHYAGMMVADLDRLGLMITPRVECIVDLTRSEEERWKQLSTHHQRKIKKAGRHGLVLEEVCTAEAMQELRRLQIGSRDRRTARGEYFGLQHEAYYEQMGRRYFERNLGRLFIMRHEGHAISAAFISMYSGRAFYVLGGSEPKGFEMDAPALLFWKVFSRCMELGCREFNLGGVPASSADPESLAHGLYRFKSGFGGRQVQRVTGVLEHLRPSFNSLAKNMKDLWLPLTTSG, from the coding sequence ATGCGGCTTGAAGTCGGAAGGTCAGCCGGACCGGAATGGACCCGATGGGTTGAGCGGTTCGAGGGCAATATCTATCACAGCCAGGAGTGGGCCGAGATTTGTCGATCGGAGCATGTCTACCCATTGTTTTTCCGAGGACTGGATGAACAGGGCCGGTGCGTCGGGATCGCGCTTGGAATCGAGCGCCGCTCTTCAAGGCCGGTGATCGGGCATTTTTCAAGGAGACTGGATTTTGAGACATTCCCCGCGGTTCAAGGGAATGACGTCCAACTAGCCAGCCGGATGATCAGCCTGTTGGTCGAGTTTGCGAAGGCCGGAGGATATCGTGGACTCACGATCCAGTCTCACTATGCCGGGATGATGGTTGCCGATCTGGACCGCCTGGGTCTGATGATCACACCAAGGGTTGAGTGCATTGTCGATCTGACGAGGTCTGAAGAGGAGCGGTGGAAGCAGCTTTCGACACACCATCAGAGGAAGATCAAGAAAGCCGGCCGGCATGGTCTGGTCTTGGAGGAGGTCTGCACAGCCGAGGCTATGCAGGAGTTGAGGAGGCTCCAGATCGGTTCGCGCGACCGAAGAACGGCACGGGGCGAGTATTTCGGCCTGCAGCACGAAGCCTATTACGAACAGATGGGTCGGCGGTACTTTGAAAGAAATCTAGGTCGCCTGTTCATCATGCGGCATGAAGGGCACGCTATTTCGGCCGCGTTCATCTCGATGTATTCGGGACGGGCCTTCTATGTGCTTGGCGGAAGTGAACCGAAAGGGTTTGAGATGGATGCGCCGGCGCTGTTGTTTTGGAAGGTCTTCAGTCGCTGCATGGAACTGGGTTGTCGGGAGTTCAACCTCGGAGGAGTTCCGGCTTCTTCCGCTGATCCGGAATCCCTCGCGCATGGATTATACCGGTTCAAATCTGGTTTCGGGGGGCGCCAGGTTCAACGGGTGACCGGAGTGTTGGAGCATCTTCGCCCGAGTTTCAATTCGCTGGCCAAGAACATGAAAGACCTCTGGCTTCCGTTAACGACGAGCGGGTAG
- a CDS encoding phenylacetate--CoA ligase family protein: MIYAPFVKHVSLPLYHWWHGSDLLKNIRTFEASQWLSQERLRAMQWERLSRLLEHAYENVPYYQEKFKEIGAEPRDIRSFEDFGKFPTLTKRILQERLADLIASNIPRGEMVKGITSGSSGQPTSYIQEKASNRIRAAAGKRLTRIAGYDLGQRLFYLWRDSPFVIDGDRVRPSSDVQEPKSSALAKLKGALHDRFGVENQTLRVDPTLMTEVEMARVYERLRSFKPHVVISYVSTLYMFAQYLEANRLGGIAPGSVIVSSETLYPHQRELMERVFGCRVYNRYGLSETGIVAIECPVREGLHLNQEILHMEHVPDAFGYTQLVVTDLINKGMPLLRYETGDTGRLIEEPCRCGRGLCRIGDLAGRIIDQLPTRLGGHVNGQLFATFHWIEGVKQYQVVQEKIDAFKIRIVRTSSFAENNLAPMLQTIRERFGGDTSIGVDYLENIPFTRGGKYKLVVSEVTTQEVLR; this comes from the coding sequence ATGATATACGCACCGTTTGTCAAACATGTCAGCTTGCCGCTGTACCACTGGTGGCATGGGTCCGACCTGTTGAAGAACATCCGGACATTCGAGGCATCGCAATGGCTTTCCCAGGAGCGCCTCCGGGCGATGCAATGGGAGCGGCTGAGCCGGCTGCTCGAACATGCCTATGAAAATGTCCCGTACTACCAAGAAAAGTTCAAGGAGATAGGGGCAGAGCCAAGGGATATCCGTTCGTTTGAAGACTTTGGCAAGTTTCCTACTCTGACGAAGCGGATCCTTCAAGAGAGGCTCGCAGACCTGATCGCTTCAAATATCCCGCGCGGCGAAATGGTGAAGGGGATCACCAGCGGCTCTTCAGGGCAGCCGACTTCTTATATTCAAGAGAAGGCCAGCAACCGGATCCGGGCGGCAGCCGGAAAGCGGCTCACCAGGATCGCAGGATACGATCTTGGGCAGAGACTATTCTATTTGTGGCGTGACAGTCCCTTCGTCATCGATGGGGATCGAGTCAGGCCGTCCTCAGATGTGCAGGAGCCGAAATCTTCTGCCCTGGCAAAATTGAAGGGGGCGCTGCACGATCGCTTTGGCGTGGAGAATCAAACTTTGAGGGTCGATCCCACGTTGATGACTGAGGTGGAGATGGCCAGAGTTTACGAGCGGCTGCGATCATTCAAGCCTCACGTCGTCATCTCGTATGTGAGTACGCTCTATATGTTCGCCCAGTATCTGGAGGCCAATCGTCTTGGAGGGATTGCGCCCGGTTCCGTCATCGTGTCTTCAGAGACGCTTTATCCTCATCAACGTGAGTTGATGGAGAGAGTCTTCGGATGCCGGGTTTACAATCGATATGGCCTCAGCGAGACGGGCATCGTCGCAATCGAGTGCCCTGTCCGCGAGGGGCTCCATCTCAATCAGGAAATCCTCCACATGGAGCATGTCCCGGACGCATTCGGCTATACGCAGTTGGTTGTGACAGACCTGATCAACAAGGGTATGCCGTTACTTCGGTATGAGACCGGGGATACAGGCCGGTTGATCGAGGAGCCCTGTCGATGCGGCCGCGGATTATGTCGCATCGGAGACCTCGCTGGCCGCATCATCGATCAGCTTCCGACCAGGCTGGGTGGGCATGTGAATGGCCAGCTGTTTGCGACATTCCATTGGATCGAAGGCGTCAAGCAGTATCAGGTGGTGCAGGAGAAGATCGACGCCTTTAAAATTCGGATCGTCCGGACTTCTTCCTTCGCTGAGAACAACCTTGCCCCGATGCTCCAGACCATCCGCGAACGGTTCGGAGGGGATACTTCGATCGGGGTGGATTATCTCGAAAACATCCCCTTCACCAGAGGGGGGAAATACAAACTCGTTGTGTCTGAAGTCACAACGCAGGAGGTGTTGCGATGA
- a CDS encoding lipopolysaccharide biosynthesis protein codes for MKDRIGKAVFWVGWSKGFVQFISFLSTLYIARLLSPNDYGLMAMTAIWVGALAIVTEMGLSAIVIQFKDLDERELNLCFWSAVGMAAVGYGVLYVAAPTIADWFGVPMICEILRVVSLTLPLTAVKIIPDGLLRKALALDKTSRAEILSVAVAVPVQVAMASAGFGVWALVTGTLLMPLVQSVITFKLSAWRPGLKMGSPRTRAILNFGSAKLGGSISWAVYEQTDSLVLGKMSGEMGVGLYSMAKQIALLPVHKISVVVNQIAFPLMAGLQDNVEQMRLVFLRQIRMVACLTFPLCIGLALVTEDLVWVALTEKWLPLVPLLQVLCVSSVVRSCEVLFPPVLLSRYRASVLFWWTISLLFVMPIAFWAGASLSGGFGVALVWALVYPAMVAGMMQRALREINLNWKVVWGEVAPIVKGTIVMAISVSLLLSAMHAEDAATHLLRLILSVGLGAVVYGGCIFWQGGRLVSEIVQLVRWVIGKDMTFNPRSTTKGA; via the coding sequence ATGAAAGATCGTATCGGAAAAGCCGTGTTCTGGGTGGGATGGTCGAAGGGTTTTGTCCAATTCATTTCCTTCCTCAGCACGCTGTATATCGCCAGGCTGCTAAGCCCGAACGATTACGGCCTTATGGCCATGACCGCTATCTGGGTAGGCGCGTTGGCGATTGTGACGGAAATGGGGTTAAGCGCGATAGTCATTCAATTCAAGGATCTTGATGAGCGGGAGCTGAACCTCTGTTTTTGGAGTGCTGTGGGGATGGCGGCTGTTGGGTACGGAGTCCTGTACGTGGCTGCACCCACGATTGCAGACTGGTTTGGTGTCCCGATGATTTGTGAGATTCTGCGTGTCGTCAGTCTTACTCTGCCGTTGACCGCTGTCAAGATCATACCGGATGGCCTGTTACGAAAAGCGCTCGCACTCGACAAGACCTCGCGAGCTGAAATCCTCTCAGTCGCCGTAGCGGTACCGGTGCAGGTTGCAATGGCTTCTGCAGGGTTCGGCGTGTGGGCGCTGGTGACGGGCACTCTGCTCATGCCATTGGTGCAAAGCGTCATTACCTTCAAGCTTTCTGCGTGGCGACCGGGCCTAAAGATGGGGAGCCCTCGCACCAGAGCCATTCTGAACTTCGGTTCAGCCAAGCTCGGCGGCAGTATTAGCTGGGCTGTCTATGAGCAAACGGACAGTCTCGTCCTGGGAAAGATGTCAGGCGAGATGGGGGTCGGTTTATATTCGATGGCCAAACAGATCGCGTTGTTGCCCGTCCATAAGATCTCCGTTGTGGTGAATCAGATTGCCTTTCCGCTCATGGCAGGATTGCAAGACAACGTGGAGCAGATGCGGTTGGTGTTCCTGCGCCAGATACGAATGGTCGCGTGCCTGACTTTCCCTCTATGCATCGGGCTTGCACTAGTAACGGAGGATCTTGTCTGGGTGGCCCTTACAGAGAAGTGGTTGCCGCTTGTCCCGTTGCTGCAAGTCTTGTGCGTCAGTTCTGTTGTCCGGTCCTGTGAGGTGCTGTTTCCTCCGGTATTACTGTCCCGGTATCGGGCTTCGGTCTTGTTCTGGTGGACGATCAGTCTACTGTTCGTCATGCCGATCGCATTCTGGGCAGGGGCGTCATTGTCAGGAGGATTCGGTGTTGCGCTGGTCTGGGCGTTGGTCTATCCCGCCATGGTTGCAGGGATGATGCAGCGGGCTCTCAGAGAAATTAACCTCAATTGGAAGGTGGTTTGGGGCGAAGTGGCGCCGATAGTGAAGGGAACCATAGTGATGGCAATATCCGTCAGCCTGTTGCTCTCAGCGATGCATGCCGAGGATGCCGCGACCCATTTGCTTCGATTGATCCTGAGTGTCGGCCTTGGCGCGGTTGTCTACGGTGGCTGTATCTTTTGGCAAGGGGGCCGACTGGTCAGTGAGATCGTCCAACTTGTGCGATGGGTGATTGGGAAAGACATGACATTCAATCCGAGGAGCACAACAAAAGGCGCGTGA